A single window of Ananas comosus cultivar F153 linkage group 24, ASM154086v1, whole genome shotgun sequence DNA harbors:
- the LOC109728880 gene encoding protein EXORDIUM-like 3, which produces MGSVARAGDSTAARVPNVLAKILLLVARVVVVIVLNVTQHAPAVAAWRPWPHLYLNTTSATVGGLGFGARATDSDLDLGASKKFEGSSEFVQLRYHMGPVLTANITVHPIWYGRQWSRAQKRIIRSFLRSISPSSSGVPPRRPSVAAWWRTVRLYTDQTGANISAAVALGAEKSDRRLSRGASLSRLDIQGVIRDAVTAKTRPLPVNARGGLYLVLTSPDVAVEDFCGQVCGFHYFTFPSIVGYALPYAWAGNSAGRCPEVCAYPFAVPSYVPGARAERAPNGDVGVDGMVSVVAHELAEMASNPLVNAWYAGADPCFPTEIADLCEGIYGTGGGGAYTGQLLLDRRTGAAYNANGVGGRRFLVQWIWNPILNYCSGPNALDQ; this is translated from the coding sequence ATGGGCTCCGTCGCACGTGCCGGCGATTCTACCGCCGCTCGTGTGCCGAATGTGCTCGCTAAAATTTTACTGCTAGTAGCacgcgtcgtcgtcgtcatcgtcctGAATGTCACGCAGCATGCTCCGGCAGTCGCAGCGTGGCGGCCGTGGCCTCACCTGTATCTCAACACCACCAGCGCGACCGTCGGTGGCTTGGGATTCGGAGCGAGAGCGACGGACTCGGACTTGGACTTGGGCGCGAGCAAGAAGTTCGAGGGATCGTCGGAGTTCGTGCAGCTGCGCTACCACATGGGCCCGGTGCTGACGGCCAACATCACCGTCCACCCGATCTGGTACGGGCGGCAGTGGTCCCGGGCGCAGAAGCGCATCATCCGGTCCTTCCTCCGCTCCATCTCCCCCTCGTCCTCGGGCGTCCCCCCCCGGCGGCCCTCCGTGGCGGCGTGGTGGCGCACGGTCCGGCTGTACACCGACCAGACGGGGGCCAACATCTCGGCCGCCGTGGCGCTGGGCGCGGAGAAGAGCGACCGGCGGCTGTCGCGCGGCGCCTCCCTGTCCCGGCTGGACATCCAGGGGGTCATCCGCGACGCCGTGACGGCGAAGACCCGGCCCCTCCCCGTGAACGCGAGGGGGGGCCTCTACCTCGTGCTCACCTCCCCCGACGTCGCCGTGGAGGACTTCTGCGGGCAGGTGTGCGGGTTCCACTACTTCACCTTCCCGTCCATCGTGGGCTACGCGCTGCCGTACGCGTGGGCGGGCAACTCGGCGGGGCGCTGCCCGGAGGTGTGCGCCTACCCGTTCGCGGTGCCCAGCTACGTGCCCGGGGCGCGGGCGGAGCGGGCCCCGAACGGGGACGTCGGGGTGGACGGCATGGTGAGCGTGGTGGCGCACGAGCTGGCGGAGATGGCGTCCAACCCGCTCGTCAACGCCTGGTACGCCGGCGCCGACCCCTGCTTCCCCACCGAGATCGCCGACCTCTGCGAGGGCATCTACGgcaccggcggcggcggagcctaCACCGGACAGCTGCTCCTCGACCGCCGCACCGGCGCCGCCTACAACGCCAACGGGGTCGGGGGCCGGAGGTTCTTGGTCCAGTGGATCTGGAACCCCATCCTCAACTACTGCTCCGGCCCCAACGCCCTCGACCAGtaa